In one window of Drosophila mauritiana strain mau12 chromosome X, ASM438214v1, whole genome shotgun sequence DNA:
- the LOC117147731 gene encoding protein Diedel, whose product MRAVSVSVLLILVVWVSCFGESGADCCWTKAKLLFTMGKGSCGMVNAKTTKYGCEATVCADGRVLKGSYCGVGSCNIFGCFCRGGCLAGNYGESFVEINNKYQINLISTQMKLANLTDTEA is encoded by the coding sequence ATGCGAGCGGTTTCGGTGTCAGTGCTACTCATCCTTGTTGTCTGGGTGTCCTGCTTCGGCGAATCAGGCGCAGATTGCTGCTGGACAAAGGCCAAACTGCTCTTCACGATGGGCAAAGGATCGTGCGGAATGGTGAATGCCAAGACCACCAAATACGGATGCGAGGCCACAGTTTGCGCGGATGGAAGGGTGCTCAAGGGCTCCTATTGTGGAGTGGGTTCTTGCAACATCTTTGGCTGCTTTTGTCGCGGCGGCTGTCTGGCTGGAAACTATGGCGAGTCCTTTGtggaaataaataataagtaTCAGATCAACTTGATAAGCACCCAAATGAAGCTTGCTAATTTAACAGATACCGAGGCTTAA
- the LOC117148240 gene encoding uncharacterized protein LOC117148240, giving the protein MSEKIEITPITGMYEVSQKSEEKVIAPMFKAEMSENMENTPVPGMYEVSQKYQENAIAGMFKAEMSEDMENTPVPGMYEVSQKYQENAIEPMFKAEMSENMENTPVPGMYEVSQKYQENAIAPMFKADMSENMENTPVPGMYEVFEKYEENAIAPMFKAEMSENMENTSVPGMYEVSQKYQENAIATMIKAEMCEEMQNTPVPGMYEVFEKYEENAIATMFKAEMSGNMEYTPVPGMYEVFEKYEENAIAPMIKAEMSENMENTPVPGMYEVFEKYEENAIATMFKAEMCEEMQNTPVPGMYEVSQKYQENAIAPMFKAEMSENMENTPVPGMYELSQKYQENAIATMFKAEMCEEMQNTPVPGMDAVFEKYEENAFAPMFKAEMFEIMENTPVPGMYEMSQKYQENAIAPMFKAEMSENMENTPVPGMYQMSQKYQENAIAPMFKLEMSENMENTPVPGMYAVFEKYQENTIAPMFKAEMSENMENTPVPGMYAVSQKYQENAIAPMFKAEMSENMENTSVPGMYEVSQKYQENAIAPMFKAEMSENMENTPVPRMDAVFENYQEKAILPLFKAIMSEDMEFTPLTGMYEVSQKSEEKVISPMFKAEMSENMENTPVTGMDAVSEKYEKNAFAPMSEICAKDYTVSPMDGIAQEENTFVSIPDGITRLKDIFDTQTIYVQGNETVAPINEMSQMINTVSPLVEISQNEQNINGRTENGNPKILMDTSTISMNDTPTVNPVGTTNVVEMVEQPNTIIELVDYYVPPASLNNNNNTIRPFFPITVPMHPESLPEPTPKPPTKGKRGRKPGPKPKPRATKRRRPPTPPPLPPVPNFLADVINPLENEIYPKVIVQPAHLPWVLPSHCNDGVPKPPPSKVAVKEVPNTNTTSRRVLISAHLREKLQLFGPDVIISVIDNAVSPYFKAVKKEPDGSQHQIFFTAPQLLSFTAAHFGNWSQMVPTQMLMMKPTPAMLSHYFPGPIGQALVKKWLTDQQPLNQQPSLPFKMPIGKPPQATKAFPRPNATYLHPGKPQVSKHFAAPAPPAVPAPRPADTFAPPPVDPPAAYSADDPAPESIPGPAPESTPDPASTPHPEHTPDPPHTATLVPTPAPPVDPTPAPPAACNPTDPFDESMFPPIILPAILKRSSQERLRKSIMAKRIKAMKEAQEAAASAAAEKAKRSLNKEMPEEEF; this is encoded by the coding sequence ATGTCCGAGAAAATAGAAATTACTCCCATTACCGGAATGTATGAAGTGTCCCAAAAATCTGAGGAGAAAGTCATTGCTCCAATGTTTAAAGCAGAAATGTCCGAGAATATGGAAAATACTCCTGTTCCCGGAATGTATGAAGTGTCCCAAAAATATCAGGAGAATGCAATTGCGGGAATGTTCAAAGCAGAAATGTCCGAGGATATGGAAAATACTCCTGTTCCCGGAATGTATGAAGTGTCCCAAAAATATCAGGAGAATGCAATTGAGCCAATGTTCAAAGCAGAAATGTCCGAGAATATGGAAAATACTCCTGTTCCCGGAATGTATGAAGTGTCCCAAAAATATCAGGAGAATGCAATTGCGCCAATGTTCAAAGCAGATATGTCCGAGAATATGGAAAATACTCCTGTTCCCGGAATGTATGAAGTGTTCGAAAAATATGAGGAGAATGCAATTGCGCCAATGTTCAAAGCAGAAATGTCCGAGAATATGGAAAATACTTCTGTTCCCGGAATGTATGAAGTGTCCCAAAAATATCAGGAGAATGCAATTGCGACAATGATCAAAGCAGAAATGTGCGAAGAAATGCAAAATACTCCTGTTCCCGGAATGTATGAAGTGTTCGAAAAATATGAGGAGAATGCAATTGCGACAATGTTCAAAGCAGAAATGTCCGGGAATATGGAATATACTCCTGTTCCCGGAATGTATGAAGTGTTCGAAAAATATGAGGAGAATGCAATTGCGCCAATGATCAAAGCAGAAATGTCCGAGAATATGGAAAATACTCCTGTTCCCGGAATGTATGAAGTGTTCGAAAAATATGAGGAGAATGCAATTGCGACAATGTTCAAAGCAGAAATGTGCGAAGAAATGCAAAATACTCCTGTTCCCGGAATGTATGAAGTGTCCCAAAAATATCAGGAGAATGCAATTGCGCCAATGTTCAAAGCAGAAATGTCCGAGAATATGGAAAATACTCCTGTTCCCGGAATGTATGAATTGTCCCAAAAATATCAGGAGAATGCAATTGCGACAATGTTCAAAGCAGAAATGTGCGAAGAAATGCAAAATACTCCTGTTCCCGGAATGGATGCAGTGTTCGAAAAATATGAGGAGAATGCATTTGCGCCAATGTTCAAAGCAGAAATGTTCgagataatggaaaatacTCCTGTTCCCGGAATGTATGAAATGTCCCAAAAATATCAGGAGAATGCAATTGCGCCAATGTTCAAAGCAGAAATGTCCGAGAATATGGAAAATACTCCTGTTCCCGGAATGTATCAAATGTCCCAAAAATATCAGGAGAATGCAATTGCGCCAATGTTTAAACTAGAAATGTCCGAGAATATGGAAAATACTCCTGTTCCCGGAATGTATGCAGTGTTCGAAAAATATCAGGAGAATACAATTGCGCCAATGTTCAAAGCAGAAATGTCAGAGAATATGGAAAATACTCCTGTTCCCGGAATGTATGCAGTGTCCCAAAAATATCAGGAGAATGCAATTGCGCCAATGTTCAAAGCAGAAATGTCCGAGAATATGGAAAATACTTCTGTTCCCGGAATGTATGAAGTGTCCCAAAAATATCAGGAGAATGCAATTGCGCCAATGTTCAAAGCAGAAATGTCCGAGAATATGGAAAATACTCCTGTTCCCAGAATGGATGCAGTGTTCGAAAACTATCAAGAGAAAGCCATTTTGCCATTGTTCAAGGCAATAATGTCCGAGGATATGGAATTTACTCCCTTAACCGGAATGTATGAAGTGTCCCAAAAATCTGAGGAGAAAGTCATTTCTCCAATGTTCAAAGCAGAAATGTCCGAGAATATGGAAAATACTCCTGTTACCGGAATGGATGCAGTGTCCGAAAAATATGAGAAGAATGCCTTTGCGCCAATGTCTGAAATATGCGCAAAAGATTACACAGTATCTCCAATGGATGGAATAGCTCAGGAAGAGAACACTTTTGTCTCCATCCCAGATGGAATAACCCGACTCAAGGACATTTTTGATACACAGACAATCTATGTCCAGGGAAATGAAACTGTTGCTCCCATAAATGAAATGTCCCAGATGATAAACACTGTATCACCGTTGGTCGAAATATCAcaaaacgaacaaaatatCAACGGAAGGACTGAGAATGGAAATCCAAAAATACTCATGGATACGAGCACTATTTCCATGAACGATACTCCGACTGTGAATCCAGTTGGGACCACTAATGTCGTGGAGATGGTGGAGCAACCAAACACAATCATTGAGCTGGTGGATTACTATGTGCCACCAGCGTCCttgaacaacaacaacaacacaattCGACCGTTTTTCCCCATCACAGTGCCCATGCACCCTGAATCCTTGCCGGAACCCACCCCCAAGCCGCCGACAAAGGGTAAGCGTGGCCGGAAGCCAGGTCCCAAACCTAAACCACGCGCAACCAAGCGTCGTCGTCCGCCGACGCCTCCTCCACTGCCGCCGGTACCGAACTTCTTGGCAGACGTCATCAATCCGCTGGAGAATGAAATATATCCCAAGGTCATTGTCCAGCCGGCCCATCTGCCCTGGGTGCTGCCCAGCCATTGCAATGATGGGGTTCCTAAGCCGCCCCCTTCCAAAGTGGCAGTCAAGGAGGTGCCGAATACCAACACCACTTCGAGGCGCGTGTTGATCAGCGCCCATTTGCGCGAGAAACTTCAGCTCTTTGGTCCGGATGTGATCATCTCGGTGATCGACAACGCGGTATCCCCGTACTTCAAGGCGGTGAAGAAGGAACCCGATGGCAGCCAGCATCAAATATTCTTCACCGCCCCACAGCTGCTCTCCTTCACAGCCGCCCACTTTGGCAATTGGTCGCAGATGGTGCCCACCCAGATGCTGATGATGAAGCCTACGCCTGCCATGCTGTCCCATTACTTTCCTGGACCCATTGGACAAGCTCTGGTCAAGAAATGGCTTACCGATCAGCAGCCTCTCAATCAGCAGCCATCGTTGCCCTTCAAGATGCCCATCGGAAAGCCACCGCAGGCCACCAAAGCTTTTCCAAGGCCCAATGCAACATATTTACATCCTGGCAAGCCCCAAGTATCCAAGCATTttgcagctccagctcccCCTGCAGTGCCTGCTCCTCGTCCAGCTGATACTTTTGCTCCACCACCAGTTGATCCTCCTGCTGCATATTCAGCTGATGATCCGGCTCCGGAATCCATTCCAGGTCCGGCTCCAGAATCCACTCCAGATCCGGCTTCCACTCCACATCCGGAACATACACCAGATCCGCCTCATACTGCAACGCTGGTTCCCACTCCAGCTCCGCCAGTTGACCCTACTCCAGCACCTCCTGCGGCCTGTAACCCTACGGATCCATTTGATGAGAGCATGTTCCCACCAATCATTCTGCCCGCTATCCTCAAGCGCTCATCCCAGGAGAGGCTGCGCAAATCTATAATGGCCAAGAGGATCAAGGCCATGAAGGAGGCTCAGGAGGCTGCAGCTTCGGCTGCTGCAGAAAAGGCCAAGCGGAGTCTGAACAAAGAAATGCCGGAGGAAGAGTTTTGA
- the LOC117148241 gene encoding uncharacterized protein LOC117148241 — MGKASRGFWFCRLWLRLPLWECVCDCVYKAPCRACVPRIVQKALLAFASHQVAAFQSASGVVSSTKCPVSSIVTRPDFPRASSMWSKIGIAGALLVMGGVLSSSVVDNFAYVDRSLPVAMPKAKAFQVKQE, encoded by the coding sequence ATGGGCAAAGCTTCCCGCGGGTTCTGGTTCTGCCGGCTCTGGTTGCGGCTCCCACTCTGGGAGTGCGTTTGCGATTGTGTATATAAGGCCCCATGCAGGGCGTGCGTCCCGCGCATTGTGCAAAAAGCTCTACTCGCGTTCGCTTCGCATCAGGTCGCCGCATTCCAGTCCGCATCCGGAGTAGTGTCCAGTACCAAGTGTCCAGTGTCCAGTATCGTCACTCGTCCCGATTTCCCGAGAGCAAGCAGCATGTGGTCGAAAATTGGCATCGCCGGAGCCCTGCTCGTAATGGGTGGCGTCCTGTCCTCCAGCGTGGTGGATAACTTCGCCTACGTGGACCGCTCGCTGCCGGTGGCCATGCCCAAGGCGAAGGCCTTCCAAGTGAAGCAGGAGTGA